The Bradyrhizobium sp. CCGB01 genome segment TGAAGGTCCTCGACCACATCCGCTTCTCGCCTGACACCACCGACTTCACGCCGATCTTCAATAAGATCGAGGGCTCCAAGCCCGACGTGATCATCACGGGCATCTCCCATGTCGGCGTGCAGCCGACGGTGCAGTGGAAGAACCAGCAGGTGCCGATCCCGATGTTCGGCATCTCTTCGCAGGCGACCAACGAGACCTTCGGCAAGGACACCAACCAGGCGGCCGAAGGCGTGCTCTACCAGGGCGTCTCCGGGCCCGGCGTCGCGGTGACGCCGAAATCGGTGCCGTTCGCGGAAGCCTTCAAGAAGAAGTTCGGCAATTATCCGTCCTATGCCGGCTACACCGCCTATGACGAGGTCTACTACATCGCCGATGCCGTGAAGCGCGCCGGCGCGACCGACGCCGACAAGCTCGTCGCCGCACTCGAGAAGACCGACTGGGAAGGCACGATCGGCCGCGTCCAGTTCTACGGCAAGGACGATCCCTTCACCCACTCGATCAAATACGGCAAGGGCCTGATCACCGGGCTGATGCTGCAATGGCAGGACGGCAAGCAGAGCGCGGTCTGGCCCAAGGACGTCGCCAAGGTCGACGTCAAGTTCCCGAGCTTCATCAAGCTCAGCAACTAGCAGGAACAGCTCCCGGGACCACCTCCCGGGAGCTTCCACATGCGGCTCTCCGCAGCACCTTCCCTCAAAGCGGCAGTTTGACTGCCACGCGGCCAATCATCAATGCGAGCTTTCCAGATCTTGATCGATGGCTTTGCCATCAGCGCCCTCTACGCTCTCGGTGCCACCGGCTTCACCCTCATCTTCGGCGTCTCCGGCGTGCTCAACCTCTCCCATGGTGCCATCATGGTGGCCGCAGCGGTGGCGGCCTGGGCCGCGGCCAGCGTGCTCAATGTCGGCACCTATGCCGGTGCACTGATCGGCGTCGGGGTCGCCCTCCTCACCGCCTTCGCGACCTATTTCGCGGTGGTGAAGCCGATCCAGGATTCCCGGCGTATCCCCAATGAGGAGAAGGAGATCTTCGTCCTCACCGGCACGTTGCTCTGGGGCATCATGATCCAGGAGCTGATCGCCTACTTCTTCACCAACAACGCCAAGACCGTGCTGCCGATCGTCGAGGGCGTCGTCGAGATCCTCGGCGTCCGCACGCCGAAGAACGAGATTTTTACGGCGATCGTGTGCTGCCTCGTCATCGCGCTGCTGTGGCTCCTGGTGAACCGCACCCGCACCGGCAAGGCGGTGCTGGCGGCCTCGATGAACCCGCGCGGCGTCACCCTGCTCGGGCTCGAGCTCACCAACATCTACATCGTGGTCTGGGGAATCTACGGCATCCTCGCCGGCATCGCCGGTGTGCTGCTCGGCATGTTCTTGGGGGTCAGCTCCTACAGCGTCGGACCGCTGACGGCGAGCGCGTTCTCGATCGTCGTGCTCGGCGGTCTCGGCAGCGTCTCCGGTTCGCTGATCGCCGCCTTCGTGGTCGGCTATCTCGAGACGCTGACGGCCTATCTGGTCTCGCCGGCCTATCGCACCATTCCCGCACTGCTGCTGCTCGTGTTCGTCATGTATATCCGGCCCCAGGGCCTTCTGGGGAGGCGCTGAGATGTCCACCTTCTTTACCTCGCGCCTGTTCTTCATCTCGCTCGCGCTCGTCGTCATCGCGGCAACGCTGCCGCTCTACGTCTCCGGCTATGTGCTGGGCCTGCTCACCGTCGCGTTTTACTTCGGCGTGTTCGCAATGGCCTGGGACCTGTTGTTCGGCTTCGCCGGCGAAGTGAATTTCGGCCCGACCTTCCTGATCGGCGTCGGCGCCTACACCGCCGGCATCCTCAACGCCCAATTCGGCTGGTCGGTTTATCCCTGCATCGTGCTGGGAGCACTCGCCTCCGTCATCGCCGGCCTGGTGCTGGCGCTGCCGGCGCTGCGGGTGCGCGGGCCCTATTTCGGCCTGACCACGCTGGTCGCGGTCTTGATGCTGCAAAACTTCATCGTCGTGTTCGCCGATCTCACCGGCGGCGAGATCGGCCTCACCATCCCCGATGTCATCACGATCAATGCCGGCGCCAATTACTGGATCGCACTCGGATTCATGACGATCTCGGCGGCGATCCTGTACGGCCTGTCGCAATCGCCGATTGGCCTCGTGCTCCAGGCCAGCGGCCAGGACCCGGTGCAGGCCGGCGCGCTCGGCTTCAACATCATCAAGCACAAGCTTGCCGCGTTCATCGTCAGCGCGTTCTTCTCGGGGCTATCAGGCGCGCTGCTGGTGTTCTACTTCGGTACCGCCTCGGTCGGCACCGTCGTCGACGTCGCGGTCGGCGTGAACGTCATCGTCTCGGCCGTGCTCGGCGGCCGGCGCACCGTGCTCGGCGCGGCGCTGGGCGCGATCTTCCTGATCGTCGCCGGCGAATTCCTGCGGCCGACCGGCGAGCTCGCGACCTTCATCGTCTCGGCGGTCGCCCTGCTCGTCGTGCTGTTCTTCCCCGGCGGCTTCCTCGGAGCGGCCCTCTCGCGTGAGGCACGCTCGTGATGGATATGATTGCAAACCGGGCCGTGCTCGAAGTCCGCGGCCTGACCAAGCGTTTCGGCGGATTGACGGCGGTGAAGAACCTCGGCTTCGAGGTCAACGGCGGCGAGATTTTCGGCCTCATCGGGCCGAACGGCTCGGGCAAGTCGACCGCGATGAAGAGCGTGATGGGGATCGAACGCCCGACATCAGGCGAAGTCATCTTCGAGGGCGACAACGTCGCCGGCCTGCCCGCGCACAAGATCGCGCGCAAGGGCTTTGGCATGGTGTTCCAGCACTCGCGGCCGCTGAACCGGCAGACCGTGCTGGAAAACATCCTGGTGGCACTGCTGCCGGACAGCCTGTTCATGCTGTTCCCGGACAAGGCGCTGGTCGAGCGCGCCAAGTGGATTGCTGACCGCGTCGGGCTCG includes the following:
- a CDS encoding ABC transporter substrate-binding protein, translating into MKKRLSVALRIALGAAAAGALMGAPGAALAADPLRIGVIAEAQAIAGASIPQAAQLAADEINANGGVDGRKIEIISYDNHSSSADSVRAFQRAVNEDKVNAVIASYISEVVLALEPWASRLKTPFVTPGAASNEISKSVHADYEKNKYTFHGYLTSAALALSVCDGAKDLLVDKMHMKTAVIMSEDAAWTKPLDVGYEECLPKIGLKVLDHIRFSPDTTDFTPIFNKIEGSKPDVIITGISHVGVQPTVQWKNQQVPIPMFGISSQATNETFGKDTNQAAEGVLYQGVSGPGVAVTPKSVPFAEAFKKKFGNYPSYAGYTAYDEVYYIADAVKRAGATDADKLVAALEKTDWEGTIGRVQFYGKDDPFTHSIKYGKGLITGLMLQWQDGKQSAVWPKDVAKVDVKFPSFIKLSN
- a CDS encoding branched-chain amino acid ABC transporter permease — encoded protein: MRAFQILIDGFAISALYALGATGFTLIFGVSGVLNLSHGAIMVAAAVAAWAAASVLNVGTYAGALIGVGVALLTAFATYFAVVKPIQDSRRIPNEEKEIFVLTGTLLWGIMIQELIAYFFTNNAKTVLPIVEGVVEILGVRTPKNEIFTAIVCCLVIALLWLLVNRTRTGKAVLAASMNPRGVTLLGLELTNIYIVVWGIYGILAGIAGVLLGMFLGVSSYSVGPLTASAFSIVVLGGLGSVSGSLIAAFVVGYLETLTAYLVSPAYRTIPALLLLVFVMYIRPQGLLGRR
- a CDS encoding branched-chain amino acid ABC transporter permease; translated protein: MSTFFTSRLFFISLALVVIAATLPLYVSGYVLGLLTVAFYFGVFAMAWDLLFGFAGEVNFGPTFLIGVGAYTAGILNAQFGWSVYPCIVLGALASVIAGLVLALPALRVRGPYFGLTTLVAVLMLQNFIVVFADLTGGEIGLTIPDVITINAGANYWIALGFMTISAAILYGLSQSPIGLVLQASGQDPVQAGALGFNIIKHKLAAFIVSAFFSGLSGALLVFYFGTASVGTVVDVAVGVNVIVSAVLGGRRTVLGAALGAIFLIVAGEFLRPTGELATFIVSAVALLVVLFFPGGFLGAALSREARS